The genomic window TGCGGTTCCAGGAGCAAGGGTCCGGTTCTCTGGGGTCTTGGCAAACTCTGGGTCCAGGTGCAAGGCTCTGGGGGAGGGGCGACTGGAAACTAGAGCGCCCCTGCGAGCCTTAAGACGAGCCTGCAGGATCTCACCAAGTTTGGGGGATGCGTCCTGAGATAAGATAGCAGACAAGAGGTTAAGCACAAATTAAACACACCCTGCTGATAACCTAAAGTGATTCAAAAGAAGAGTAAGAGTAAATGTGTGAGCTATTCTGTATTACTCACTATGTGATTGTGTCAATCAAATAATAATCTACTGAATGTTTATATGCCTGTGTGAGGCACACTGAATGGACTTGTGTCTGAAATGCactatataaataaacttgccttgccttgTCTTGAATCAACAATGGATCAACAATCATACCACATCAAGCAAACAGTatgataaaaataattattGATGGACTACAAAGCACCTTAACTtaaatttcattctttttacTTGTCTTTTGTCCCCTTGTTGACATTAAACTTAAACACGTTTTTCTGGCCATTCCATCTCACATATGCACTGACCTTGGAGCTTGCTTCTGTTCGTTTGACCTTGGAAGGACTTCCCTCTGAACTTAGTTCACAGCCCATGCGTTTAAGAGTAAACGGACTGGAAGATGGTTGAGTCACTTGATCGCTTGGAGTCAAGGTCACAGTTGATTTGTGAATGCTGGGGTCGCCAGGACTTTCAAATGTCATTGAGCGCACGGCAAGGCTGGTGGGTTCTGGTCTGGTTGGGGGATGAGGCCTGAGGGAGGCAGGATGCATGTAAACAGCATAAGGAGGGCCTGCCTGGTGTTGAGGTAGCAGGACAGGAATAAGTGGGGAACACTGAGTTGGAAGGTAGGACACTGCCCCTGGAGGTATAACTGAGTAATGCACTCCAACAGCAGGAGTAGCCTTAGGCTCTGTGGCCAACACTGATTCAGACACTGCTGATGATTTAGCAGCGCTCTCCACAACAGGCTTAGCAGCCTCTTCGGGAGAAGGGGTAGGTGTCTTCTGGCTGTCCCTGAAAGAACAGCAGTCACATTttaaaccaataacaaaaaagcCTTCatagacaaaaatgaaaaatatattgacaaacatttaaaaacaaactaaataacTGGAATCACTTACTTTGACTGCTCATCAAGTTGTATTTTACATATGGTTGCTAACTGTTCCATTTTGCTCGGATACAACTCCGCGTTCAATGAATCATCTAAGAGACCAGAAAATAGAACCAGATACCATATGTAACTCTCTTGCAGTGAAGTCAATGAGACTAAACCGTTTGAGCAAATTTAATAATGTGAAAACCTCTTTTGTAACTTACTGGAAGTATTTTTGATGGGACTAGAAGGTGCTGAGCTGATTTTCCTACGGTCATCCTGGATGCTCTTGGCTAGTTTCACCAGCGAGTGGTGACGAGTGAAGCCTCGTTTTGTtccaggagaagagaagaggtttTTGGCACAGTTGTCTATGGAGGAACGCGACTCCAGAGGCCTCTTCACTGAAGCTGTAGATTTCAATGTAGTGCTCTCTAATATggagatggaaaaacaaaactataacaCAAGACCAGAAGTTTTATACCATACAAATATCAACCATACCAGATGAGTGTTGAAACTGTTACATTtaaatacatctttttttattattattaaattcaATTGTTATTAACATGTGGAAACAGGAGGTTACACTGGACAATGTGCACTTACCCTTAGGGGAGGGCAGGTCTTCTGGGCCTGTCCATTTGAATGCAggtttcctccctctctcttcggTCACATGAACCTTCTTAATCAATTCCAGGCTGCTCAGGACATTAGCTATGTCATAGAGCCTGCGGATCTTTgctaaacaaaaacatcatcgTGGTAAAGAATGGTCCCACCAATAGCTGTGTTCATTTGAAGTTTCAAAGCCTATTTTGAGGAGAATACTTACTTTTGAACTTGCTCTTGTCCTGGTCAGTGACCTGATCCTCCCCAATGAGGATTTTGGCAGCAACCTCCAGGCTTACAACGCGAGGGGTGGACACCAAGAACAGCATGACAAACTTCTGGCTCATCACTCGCAGAGATTTGTCTTTGCGGCTGTTAACAGAAGCTGGAGGAGGGAACAGCAAAGATCATTGCTTTATTTCTCTGACACCACAGCTGTGTTTCTAAACACAGCTCCTTCAAAGTGAACCGTGAATGAGTTTCACAGGAAAAGACCATGACGAACGTGTGACACGTAcaagtttcatttttaaaccagCCCAACCCAACATTAGCACGCGTGTCTGTTGTAGTCCACTCACCAGCTTTGAACTCAACACCTGGCAACTCCACAAAACAGAGCTCCTTTTGCTCTCCTTCCATTTCAGCAGAAACCTCctcgttctctttctcctcaccaTCTAGgtcaaactctctctcctcctgttccaAGGCCCTCTGGCGAATTTGGTGCATTTGCTGCCCATAGCGATGCTCCTCACCAACTTTACGCAACAGCGCTAGTGTCTCGGGAAGGTCCGCGCGGCCATGCCACGTGTAGCGATTCTTGGCTAGTCGGCTCACCATGTGCAAGCTCTCAAGCACGTTCATAATATCGTAGATGCGCCGACGCTCCACATCTGGCAGAGACAGCAGGCAATTATTAATTATTGAACTACCATAGCTCAACAAGTAGGCTAGTTCTGAATATGCACAAGGCAAGTTCATTTGGGCTATGTAAATGGCTCTGAACCAGTTAGTACAGAGCAATGTAAAGACTTACTCAATTCTGTAGCAACATCATCAAGACAGATATCATTGTTGAGGGCGGGATTGGGGTAATCTGGGTATCTTGCTAAAAACTTGTGACAGAGCAATCCcaaactcttctcttttctaCTGATTTGGAGTTTCTCAGATTCTTCTCCAAGCCTTGAttcctgagaaacagaaaaaaaaaagcagcggTACACAATAAACGCACTGCGTAAGACACACATAATAAACTGTCAGTCTGGGAACACAATCATCCAGGCTATATAATATAGAAGGCTCTTTCTCTTAATACTACCGTTGTTATGATGGCCATACCTGCGTAGAATGATCTTGCTCCTCTGATTCTGTGGTCTCCTCACACAGTTCTTTCTCACGGTTACGTATCTCAGGGCTGGCAGCACTGATGAGCATTTTCAGGTTGGAGGTGGGAGTCCAGGGGTCACAAGCTGGGGTGTCCCTGCCTTTTGTGGGTGTTGTCAAGGGGCCCATGTTTTGCTGACTCTCTACTAATGCTGATCCAGATGGTTTCCTCGATGTTTTTGTTGATGTCTGTGGTtccacaaacacattctctttcttcaAACAAAAGTCTGAGTATTAGTAAAACATTATGCAGAAAGTTTCATCCCAAATGATGCATTTTTCCCCACATGTACTTCCCCCATTTTGTTTCCTCGACAAAATTTAAACATTGGTGAATTTAATATGTTTAAGGCAATGTTCTGATTTCATTAGGAGAGGGTTTCTATAGTGGGGAAGACCCACAGACATGTTGAAGGCATTGGAATTACAATGGAATGATGAATCAGATAGTTTCGTGAATTCAGTATAAACATATCAGTAAATGTCAACACCGTTTGTCACATAAAaagagcactgtaaaaaaaaaagaaaaaaaaaaaagccacaaaccTTTTCATCAAACGATACTGGTGCTTGGCTAAAATCTGTGCGGTCTGATAAAATACTAGTCATTTTCCACctgaaaaaacatcaaacatcagaAGATACCTAGCATTAAATGACGGGCGACATATATTAGTGACACGTTCAGCAACGCTAATAcgcaatttacaattacaagaagaaaaaaaaacccaaaatgaaaatgttacaaTATCGATTACCTTTTCTTAAGTGCATTGTACAATCTAGGGGAAAGCATCGTGTAGAAATGCGTTAAACTTGCAAAAACAAGCTATTTTTCAGAGATATAAATGATCTTGTTAAATAAGATTTTGCGTAAATCAAAGttattttgatttaaaactACAGGGACTGAGCAACTATTTTTGGACGCTTGGCGGTAACTGACACCCATTCTATCGAATTATACAGTAGAACCTGAAAAGGCACGCCTCCTATCAAAACTAACCAATAAAAGGGAAGCGGGAGACCGAGTTTTAGACTGTCCCGCGCAGGTACATATTTTTGAAATCTTGGCGCGGAACTGCCTAGACTTATTCCAATGGCAAAACCCGGAACTTTGTAACACAACCTGACAACTAGTGATTTGAATCAAAGAATATAATTATAACATCAGCAGACTATCTAAATtacagagagaattttaaatACAACAATATTATCCAAGACGCTTACAACTCACCGACATTTACTTTAAAACGCATCCCTTGAACTAAAACCAGCATGCTATGATTGCTAAGCAAGGGCTACCTATATTAAAATAGCGAAACAATTCAGCCAAAATGTACTTTGCCTGACTATATTTGTCTCGAATTACATATAAACTGCAAGCACTGATATGCACATCTAACCAGGAAATATGCACTACAATGATCTGGATAACAAACAAAAGTTAGCCTCCTTGGCGCGGGTTAATACGTCGTGTTGAAACTGAGGTGGCTAGTTCAGAGCAGCGACTAAAAAGGTGGTCTGAAAAGTTTAGAAAAAACATGATTCGAAATACTGCTCATCAAAATTCATTATATATAGAGGTCATTTGGAAAAACGTCTCATATTAAGCATCTAGTATGCTAACATGTATTTTAGATGGTAACCTGAAGTAACTCGGGGCAAGCTATCGCAAGATGAACGATTAATTATATTGTATTGAACTAATTCGTTAACCGACTTCAGAAATCTTACCAGTTGAAGAAATGCTTTTTTCCGTCTTTATCCCACTCAAAATGTGACACCGTCTAATGAGGAATCCATGAATGGTGAGAGAACTCGCATCTATCGCCACTGAGAATTAGCCAATACAGAACAGGGGAAGACGTTCTCTTGTCTGCACTGCATCTGAACCTTGGAATGAAGTCCAAGTAAGCTTTGAACGCCAAAACGTTTTCAATATTTTGTGGAACAACCAGTCTCTCGCCCAGGTCAGTCGTTTACATGTGACCAATGAAGAACTTAGAGTGAGGAACGTAGACTTCATTTGATCTGCTTGACCATTTGTCCCGCCTAGCAGTACACATACAGCGCGCACTACCCCGCCCCGCGTTTGCATTTCCACCAACCACCATTGCTTGATAGTGCCTGGAGgtgtctacagacacactagTTTCGGTCTTTAGTAGGTCACACTAAGGAGGCAAACTTGAATTCCTCGAAATGCATTGTAACTCTGTAAATGAACGGTGCCAGGACTGTGAAGTTACAACACAGAGATGCTGtcatgtttgaaaatgtattttataagGAAACGTGGATAAGTTCACGGCTCTAAGGATTGGTCAAAACATGTCTGTAGTGTCTTTTAAGAATCTATCATTCACCATGCAAAACATTTACTCAAGTACTACTGTTATACAATGTTTAATTTGACGACAAAAGTTCCCTCAAAACAATGTTCAGTGACACAAACCCCATCCGTCCAGCTACCCAAATAACAATGTAACTCATTGACGCTAGGTGGCAACAAAATCATTCTCACTATGAGTTACCATGGAAACGGTAGAAGAGAAAGCTTGAGAAACGAGAGGCTAGCTAGTGGAGCAATGACGTAATGTGATCGAAGGAAAGTGGTGGGTCTCCTTGACGGAGAAGACGTATGCACtggctgctgctgttgctgctcaGATAGGGAGGAGGATGTAGAGGCAGCATGTGCGATATAGCATCCCGTCCTTGAGGGGTTACTggtatgttttgtttatggtGAGTAGGCTACTTTATCTCACTTTGATGATACATATTTCACAATTTGTTTTCGTCTCATTGCTTGCATTCTTCACGCTGTtgcaaaataacacaaattGCAGCTAATTTTTGTAAAACCACTCAGGATACGGACAAAAATATAAGTCAACTTAACGGAGATTTCTCCTTTGAGGGCTGAGCCGCGTAGCTGGCGAGACGATCCACTTGAACAGTTCTGAAATGTATTCGTTTTTTAACTTTAGTTATATAGAAGGGATGAGTCATTTGACCACGTGCATTGTTTAAAGTATTGTTTAACCGATGTGTGAAGTTTTACTGACGTGAACAATTATGTTTATGTTCCATGAAAGTAATGACACAGAACGGTCCCCACGAGAGTTCTGTTATTTCCCGAAATTTCGCTCCGCGTGTTAGTGATTAACAGTGCTTTTACGTATTGTTCTTCGCTAGACAGTGATTATTGATACTTCCGAGTTTCATTAACTCTCATAGCTCTTCACCGAATTCTGAAACAGGGTAGTGTCAACTTGGACGACAACTGTGAACGTGCTTAACCCATCAGATAATTAATACCATGTTACAGCTTTCAAAAAACTATTTGCAAAGCATACTGTAAGTGTTCTTCTTCGGAGGAAATAGTGAATTAACTTTTTCGAGATGAAACATGTATCTGTGTTCTTAAAACGTAAAATCTGCGTGGAGAAAAGTCTGCACTGATTTTGTCTACTGTTCGTTTCATTAGTGTTCAAAGTATAAGCTATAgctcttcctctgtttgtctctgttacCTTTTATGCCAAGAGCATTAAATCCTGTTTCTCTTCATCATATATGCACCTGTATCCAATAAGACGACAGGACACTGGAGATCACATCAGTGGTGGATACAGCTGGATTCCTTTCCTTTGcgtctgatatttttttttcctttttttccccttatctCCAAATGGGAAGGACATTGTTGGATGTAACATTGCAGAGACAGTTTAATCATGTTAGTCTTAATTTACCTGCGTTTTGAAACACTCTTGCCTTGTACAACAGTGAGGGTAAGTAGGCCACTATGAAAATGGAACTGCGGGTTACGGGGACCCTGCCCTCTTCTTGATGCCTGTTTTAGAGCAGCCAGTTTGGGCTACATCTGAAGGAAAACACCATGGTCTGACACAACTCTCATATTACACACCAGACTAATATGCTCTACTAGTGGATATAGTATTTGGCAATGTAATAATTTGAAGCAAGAATTTCTGATGGTGTGGGTGTGAAAGACCTGAGATTAGGAATATCAGGACTGACCGGAGAAAGTTATTTTTTGGAAGAAAGGGGTATCCTGGATTTGCTTCTGAAGACGGAGTTTGGGATACATAAAAGTGTATGTAGAGGATGGAGGCTGGGGCAGAGGTGCCACCACCCCAACATCACAAGAGAAAACAGGTCGTTCATGGTTTGGAAGATCAGAAAAAGGTGAGTGAAATCCTGTCTGCTGGGACGATGTCTCTAAAACTTAAATAAGTATACCAGTGCACAGAGTGGCTGTCTCTCTTGGGAGTGTCAGAATGTTGCAAAGTTTGGTGGTTGCTgatgacattttcaaaattgCATTTATATTCATAACATGGTCTTTAATAATATTGATATCTGTGGTTCTGCTCGTCAGCATTTAGCTATGCCATATTTTTGGGGCCTTTGGCCTGGActtaatattacatattttttctTACCGGTTTTTGATTTGAAATGGTGTTAGTCATCCCCCATTAAAAGACAAGATACTGaatcatttacttttttaaatgacaaagaggCATCATCAACTCGCCCAGGCTGCATGTTTGGGATGTGATTTATGATTGGATGAGCTCTTGCATGTCCCTTGACATATGGCCCATGGCAGGACATCAGGTGCGGTGGATGCTTAATTTGCTTgtgctgagatgtgtgtgtctttatgagtGCTTTCAAAAGCACAAGATGACCACAATGAATATAAAAAGACTACGTTACATTTCAGTTGTTATCAAACATCTAATTACAGCATTGATTTTAGAATGTGTCTGgcaaaatgtactttttttgaGGAATTAGGACTGTGTGCTGTAATAGGGAGTTTCAGTTAACTGCAAAtgaaaatctatctatctatctatctatctatctatcttgttttttttggggggggggcgtggggggaTCCAGGGGAGTCTGTTATGTCAAAGCAGTGTGAAATGGGAGGAAATGGGACTGGTCTACTGTATAACTCTTCTGACAGCACAACCATTAGATGACATATTAGACTGTGTCAGTTCACTTAAAGTAGAGCTGGAAGTGTTGTTGGGAACAGGTGTTACAACTTATTCTCAGTAACTCCAGAAGGTAAACTGCAGTTTGGGCAACACATAATAAACTGGACTAGCTTAATTGCTTTTAATATTCCTTAAGGCCCATATATCTATGTCATACAGGTAGGTGAcatgttttcctcagtgtgaaTCCTGATAAAGAAGATAACATGGTCTGTGATTATGATGCTGTGCTGGATATGTTCCAGTGACCCACTTGGTTATTTGCCAGAAAAAATATCTGTGGGAAAGAAATAACTTGGAGCTTGTAGGACTTTTAAATTCTGCACACCTGGGATGCTTGAAGGAATGTCTTGGTCGGtaccgttttctctctctctctctctctctctctctctctctaccctaaATAATTTATTTGCTCAGGTGTCCTGAATGAATCACCTGGGACTTTCAGGAGTATGAATATTAATtgatagggaaaaaaaatcccagctGCTGTTTTCCAATTTAGCAGAACATGGAATCTTCATGAGGATACTAGATATTCACAGAGCTACATATTAGACCACTGCaatgcaaaaatacacaaagagaATACAAAAAGGCCAAATCTTTTGATAATAAATGAATGTAGAATTGTATGAAGTTACTGATGAAAGACAAGAGGCTTGATTGGgacagtgtttgtttcttttatgaaCACTTAATTAGTCGTGGGCCTATTGTGGAGTAATTACATTTGGAGAATAAGTATCACTTTCTGATTGTATTCTGAGGGTTATTCATGTTAAATCTTCTCTATTGTGTAAGAAAGTTCTCACTTTCAAAGTCAGTTGTTAGTGTCTGACACGTTTACATAATTTGTGACAATTATGCATTGTGATGCGCTTGGAAGATTTAAAATGGATGGAATCAGTTATGTAGCTGACAGAACCCTTTGTAACTAAAAAGAGGTTAATTCTGTGGTACaaactttgttttttccctATGTCTCTTTTAAGATTTTCCAGATATTTCCAAGACACCcattattttttgggggggggggcggttgcaAACATCATCACATTCTTTTCCTGTATGAATCCTGTTTTTGTGGTCTGCTTTTTTatacattattttcatttcacataaaTCGGCGGGGTGGCACCAAATCACAATACAGACCATAAAATAGAAATCTCATTAATGCAGTACACTGAGGCAAAACCTGACCTCACATTAAGTTTTTTGTCTGACAGTCAGGGCAGATAACACCTGTAAAACCCATGAAAACCATTCATGTGtatatgaacattttttatttggaaaatcAATTAACAATACCTCGttcatgaataaaataaagaccTTTTTGGATGCTTTGAGTGGAGTTTGCTGTTACAGATACAACCTTTTCTTTTTAGCTCAAATGTTCCTGTGCTTTTGCATTGGCTTGTTGCTAGTGGATTTGACTTAGTAAAATGGTCACTTTCTGTTAACAGTGGTTTCTTACGTTAGTTTTCTCTCAAATCATGGTCTTTACTCACTTTTTcaaggtctctgtgttttgcTACATCAAGAGAAATGTTGTTACAGACCTATGTAGATGATAAAAGAGCTTTATTAAGAAGTGTGTTAAGATACTGTtactttagtttagtttaaacTGTACTGCTTCTCAGTAAAATATAATTAAGTAAGAACTGTCATAGACAAAGATGCAGTGTTATCTGAACATTTATTTGAACTTTCTCTGTGTATGCATTTTGACATACTTCTAGGTTGTCATGGATACTCTGTATTGTCTTGATGTTGGTTGTGGGTGCTGGCAATGGCTACTGTGAGAGGAGTCTCTTTTAGCTAATTTCATATAGTGCTTGTTTTAAAGAGGCAGATAGAACTCCAAAACCTTGAACTCTAACCCTTTTATCCAGTTACttatgtttttgacatttcCAGTCATTTTGGTCTTTAATGGTTTTTGTTGATTAggtttctgtttctttggtAAATACATCTCAGTTTTATGGAAACTGAGGCAAAGAATCAGCATGTATTGGACCTTGTTGTTATCCAGTCAACCTGTGATGCTCTTTAATTTCCCTACGGAAGGAGGTCTTAGAGAATAGCCAAATTCAGAGAGGtcaaaaacagatcaaaagacCATTGTTAACCCCTGTCAGAagggacaaaaaagagagatgtgtttgagaGGTAGACTCAGtgatagggagagggagagtgacacTAATtgtaaaatcaaaacatttggCTGTGATGGCTTAGACGTCTGTTGTAAAGAGATCCCCTCATTAAAATATGGTACCTGTCTCAGTGTTGTTGATAGGACTGCTACGTAAtgagaactgtttgttttgatctCATGTTCATGTTATGCTGTCATCATATTATGCCATAGacttcagaaatgtgtgtgtgtgtgtgtgtttgggtgggtttTATATTAACCCACCTTTTGTTATGATTTGCCACAGTAacagcgtttttttttattatatgcTAATTTGGGTACAGATATTGGTACACTAAGGACAATGATAGCCTAGGGATCCTAAAATCCACTTCTTGGGATAAAATTCTGTTTTGCccttattttatatttagagCCTGAAATTTACCTGGAAACAAGTGCTTACATTCTTCAGCCAATTACAGAACAACCCTGGTGGATTTAGGAAAGCTGGATAGAATCTTAACAGAGGAACTCAGAGAAAATAAACTCAGGGAATACATGGTTTCCCACTTCATGTATATTTCCTCACCAATCTtcaattgtgttttattttgcacCTAAAAATGTCCTATTTACAATACAGCAACCTATCTATCCGTGTCTAGTGTATTGAATTTCACCTTTAATAAGGTCTATGATAGAATCAGGACTTGGCCAGTGGGAGACTTGATTGTTCTCCTCTTTGTACCATGGTACAGAAGCATTAACTTGCTTCTTgtaggagcagagagagagagaaagaaaaaaaaagagagagagtgagagctctGTGGCTGACAACTTTGATGGATTGTATATGCCACTGCCCTCCGTTTCTCACATCTAAGACTAATTGAACATCATATCAGTGAGAAAGCAGCACGCTGTGAAATATCTCTGCTTTTAACGTACAGCGGACCGTTATCCATGCAATCAGGTTTTCCCATCCCTTCCTCCTCGGCTCACATGAGGACTCTGAGTGACTATGTAATGCCATTTTGTTGACTTGCAGTTCACTAGAACTTCTTAATAGTTACCATCCTATTGCGGACTCAATCGATGCAAATAACACTGAAACTGTTCTGACTTATCTCTTTATTGTGTTATCTACAATCCACACTAGGCACCTCCAAACTGCGTAGGAGATTTTGTGGAGAGACGGAAGGGATTTTGTTTGTGCTTGCTCATTTGAGCATCACTGATGAGCTGCGGATTTGGGTATGGGGGTCATGGAGTGGGACCACCAGCCTTTGACACTCACAGGTCCCACATGCCATCTGTCAATCCCTTCTCCCTACTTGCTTAGGGGCAGGGCGGGGGACAGGTGGCCAGGCCTGGCT from Chanos chanos chromosome 2, fChaCha1.1, whole genome shotgun sequence includes these protein-coding regions:
- the e2f8 gene encoding LOW QUALITY PROTEIN: transcription factor E2F8 (The sequence of the model RefSeq protein was modified relative to this genomic sequence to represent the inferred CDS: substituted 1 base at 1 genomic stop codon), with translation MGPLTTPTKGRDTPACDPWTPTSNLKMLISAASPEIRNREKELCEETTESEEQDHSTAFIVYRCFFFSVSQESRLGEESEKLQISRKEKSLGLLCHKFLARYPDYPNPALNNDICLDDVATELNVERRRIYDIMNVLESLHMVSRLAKNRYTWHGRADLPETLALLRKVGEEHRYGQQMHQIRQRALEQEEREFDLDGEEKENEEVSAEMEGEQKELCFVELPGVEFKAASVNSRKDKSLRVMSQKFVMLFLVSTPRVVSLEVAAKILIGEDQVTDQDKSKFKTKIRRLYDIANVLSSLELIKKVHVTEERGRKPAFKWTGPEDLPSPKESTTLKSTASVKRPLESRSSIDNCAKNLFSSPGTKRGFTRHHSLVKLAKSIQDDRRKISSAPSSPIKNTSNDSLNAELYPSKMEQLATICKIQLDEQSKXSAAKSSAVSESVLATEPKATPAVGVHYSVIPPGAVSYLPTQCSPLIPVLLPQHQAGPPYAVYMHPASLRPHPPTRPEPTSLAVRSMTFESPGDPSIHKSTVTLTPSDQVTQPSSSPFTLKRMGCELSSEGSPSKVKRTEASSKDASPKLGEILQARLKARRGALVSSRPSPRALHLDPEFAKTPENRTLAPGTAAPLEHSVETFLEREEKVTSSESEARLTPHISTQAQSQNKSISPQEVVLPQGQLHTETLIPAGYLIPIPQQSLLSHRDMQCPGGDTTKASTPTYNVHRTPTAGSRPPLPQEFTPTSHPLHRVLPASPFTAQSHRLHSPSPAILNFTLQNLGLIPSGATVPGSGNVPGPATPDQVSRLPSPHPMLPQRGMIFIKPISPAGTLQTTLHGQPVTLISVQQPLVSTPKGNQVSQHSFFHTPVSSLSTLTPGVTPKTLYIPQRRLEVNSEDN